A portion of the uncultured Draconibacterium sp. genome contains these proteins:
- the cobA gene encoding uroporphyrinogen-III C-methyltransferase: MEQFGKVYIVGAGPGPADLLTVKAHNCIQAADIILYDALISRDVRALFPENAELIFVGKRAGDGVDVTERQNSIHQKIEKYANQGKVVVRVKSGDPMIFSRGAEETSFLQEKNIPFEVVPGISAFNAASAEFGIPLTDRRGSNSLHLLSGRDVAGKLLSVKQLVGIVENRGTAVIYMGTKVLEEIYEALDTVHRECIQATIVSRLGRWDAQKFKGTLEEMVALNSETPVKTPALIYLRMEC, encoded by the coding sequence ATGGAACAGTTTGGGAAAGTATATATTGTAGGAGCGGGCCCCGGGCCGGCGGATTTGCTCACCGTAAAGGCGCATAATTGTATACAAGCGGCGGATATTATTTTATACGATGCCTTGATATCGCGCGATGTTCGGGCGCTTTTCCCTGAAAATGCAGAACTGATTTTTGTGGGGAAACGTGCCGGCGATGGCGTTGATGTGACAGAGCGGCAAAATTCAATCCACCAAAAAATTGAAAAGTACGCCAATCAAGGGAAAGTAGTGGTTCGAGTAAAATCGGGCGATCCGATGATCTTTAGTCGGGGAGCAGAAGAAACCTCCTTCCTGCAGGAAAAGAATATCCCTTTTGAAGTGGTGCCGGGTATCTCTGCGTTTAACGCGGCGTCGGCAGAGTTTGGAATTCCGCTGACCGACCGGCGTGGAAGCAACTCGCTGCACCTGCTTTCGGGGCGCGATGTAGCAGGGAAACTGCTCAGCGTAAAACAATTGGTGGGCATAGTTGAAAACCGGGGGACTGCGGTGATTTACATGGGCACCAAAGTGCTGGAAGAAATTTATGAGGCGCTGGATACCGTTCACCGCGAATGTATTCAGGCTACAATTGTTTCGCGCTTGGGCCGCTGGGATGCCCAGAAATTTAAAGGAACATTGGAGGAAATGGTTGCTTTGAATAGTGAGACGCCGGTAAAAACTCCGGCTTTGATTTATTTACGGATGGAATGTTAG